In Rutidosis leptorrhynchoides isolate AG116_Rl617_1_P2 chromosome 2, CSIRO_AGI_Rlap_v1, whole genome shotgun sequence, one genomic interval encodes:
- the LOC139892661 gene encoding uncharacterized protein — MDKKKVSVPLVCHGHSRPVVDLFYSPITPDGFFLISASKDSTPMLRNGETGDWIGTFEGHKGAVWSCCLDTKALRAASASADFTAKLWDALTGDVLHSFDHKHIVRACSFSEDTTRLLTGGFEKILRIFDLSRPDAPPVEVDHSPGSVRTVAWLHSDQTILSSCSDSGGVRLWDVRNGKMVHTLETKSPVTSAEVSKDGRYITTADGSSVKFWDANHFGLVKSYELSCNVESASLEPKFGDKFIAGGEDMWIRLFDFNTGEEIGCNKGHHGPVHCVRFSPGGESYASGSEDGTIRIWQTGPLNPKEKESSVPNGPTKDVKPITTADEIGTKLEDLKVGRE; from the exons GTTCCTCTTGTTTGCCATGGGCATTCTCGTCCAGTTGTTGATTTGTTTTATAGCCCCATCACTCCAGATGGTTTTTTTCTCATCAGTGCCAGCAAAG ATTCAACACCAATGCTTAGAAATGGAGAAACTGGAGATTGGATAGGAACATTTGAGGGACATAAAGGTGCAGTTTGGAGTTGCTGTTTAGATACGAAAGCGTTACGTGCTGCTTCGGCTTCTGCTGATTTCACAGC GAAATTGTGGGATGCGTTAACTGGGGATGTACTGCACTCATTTGACCATAAACATATTGTCCGAGCATGTTCATTTTCTGAG GATACAACTCGTCTGCTGACTGGTGGTTTTGAGAAGATACTTCGCATATTTGATTTAAGCCGACCCGATGCACCTCCCGTTGAAGTTGACCATTCTCCAGGTTCTGTCAGGACTGTTGCATGGCTGCACAGTGACCAGACAATATTGAGTTCCTGCTCTGATTCTGGAGGTGTAAG GTTATGGGACGTTAGGAATGGGAAGATGGTCCATACTCTTGAAACAAAATCACCTGTGACCAGTGCTGAAGTCAGCAAGGATGGTCGTTATATAACCACTGCTGATGGATCTTCTGTCAAGTTCTGGGATGCAAACCA TTTTGGATTGGTGAAAAGTTATGAACTCTCCTGCAATGTGGAATCAGCTTCATTGGAACCAAAGTTTGGTGATAAGTTTATTGCTGGAGGTGAAGACATGTGGATTCGTCTATTTGATTTCAACACTGGCGAAGAAATTG GTTGCAACAAGGGACACCATGGTCCAGTCCATTGTGTGAGGTTCTCACCAGGAGGTGAATCATATGCATCTGGGTCCGAAGATGGAACCATAAGAATATGGCAGACAGGGCCTTTGAATCCAAAGGAGAAAGAAAGCTCTGTTCCAAATGGGCCAACCAAGGATGTGAAGCCTATAACAACAGCTGATGAAATTGGTACAAAATTGGAAGATTTGAAAGTTGGCAGGGAGTAG